The following are encoded together in the Salvia hispanica cultivar TCC Black 2014 chromosome 6, UniMelb_Shisp_WGS_1.0, whole genome shotgun sequence genome:
- the LOC125196980 gene encoding protein RETICULATA-RELATED 3, chloroplastic-like, producing MAAMAQLRFSPLAGSYGCPSGGRDSSLIFAENTSVSFPLLKCRGNSIGSLDLKSRFHLPCAGGGGDIGVGRGSGGGGGENGGWSGGGDSDESKSPSSGSFGPIGAFLNGWRSRVAADPQFPFKVLMEELVGVSACCLGDMASRPNFGLNELDFVFSTLVVGSIMNFVLMYLLAPTMSSASVSLPGIFASSPTSHMFEPGAYSLMSRLGTFVYKGTLFAGVGFAAGLFGTALSNGLIKMRKKMDPTFETPNKAPPTVLNAITWAIHMGVSSNLRYQTLNGIEFLLAKGVPPAVFKTSVVGLRCLNNILGGMSFVVLARLTGSQSVDGGKGDESEKLVSETESDEFLVRESASK from the coding sequence ATGGCGGCGATGGCTCAGCTTCGCTTCTCACCCCTTGCTGGTAGCTACGGCTGCCCTAGCGGTGGTCGAGATTCTTCGCTAATATTCGCCGAAAATACCTCTGTATCGTTCCCATTGTTGAAATGCCGTGGAAATTCGATAGGGAGTCTTGATTTAAAGAGTAGATTTCATTTGCCATGTGCTGGGGGTGGCGGAGATATAGGCGTTGGACGAGgtagtggtggtggtggtggtgaaaACGGAGGGTGGAGCGGTGGAGGGGATTCGGATGAATCCAAGTCTCCATCATCGGGTAGTTTTGGACCGATTGGGGCTTTTCTCAATGGATGGAGATCGAGGGTTGCTGCTGATCCGCAGTTCCCTTTCAAAGTCCTCATGGAAGAGTTGGTTGGTGTTAGTGCTTGCTGTTTAGGGGACATGGCCTCGCGCCCGAATTTCGGCCTCAACGAGCTTGATTTCGTGTTTTCGACTCTTGTTGTTGGCTCCATCATGAATTTCGTGCTGATGTATCTCCTGGCCCCGACCATGTCCTCAGCGAGCGTGTCCTTGCCTGGCATTTTCGCCAGCTCTCCAACGAGCCACATGTTTGAACCCGGGGCTTATAGCTTGATGAGTAGGTTAGGGACTTTCGTGTACAAAGGCACTCTGTTTGCAGGTGTTGGGTTCGCAGCTGGACTCTTTGGAACCGCCCTTTCGAACGGGCTGATCAagatgaggaagaagatggaCCCCACTTTCGAGACGCCAAACAAGGCTCCGCCAACGGTTCTGAACGCCATCACTTGGGCGATCCACATGGGCGTCAGCAGCAATCTCCGATACCAGACGCTGAACGGGATTGAGTTCTTGTTAGCTAAGGGAGTTCCGCCTGCTGTTTTCAAGACCTCGGTGGTCGGGTTGAGGTGCTTGAACAACATCCTCGGAGGGATGTCTTTCGTCGTCTTGGCCAGGTTGACGGGGTCGCAGAGTGTCGATGGAGGGAAGGGAGACGAGAGTGAGAAGCTCGTGAGCGAGACCGAGTCGGACGAGTTCCTAGTTAGGGAATCGGCCTCCAAATGA
- the LOC125196828 gene encoding protein RETICULATA-RELATED 3, chloroplastic-like: MAAMSQLRFSPLAGSYGRPSGGRDSALLLADNTSVSFPSLKCRGNLIGSFDLHSRFHLPCAGGGGDIGVGRGGGGGGGGNGGWSSGGGDSDESNSSGSFGPIGAFLNGWRSRVAADPQFPFKVLMEELVGVSACCLGDMASRPNFGLNELDFVFSTLVVGSIMNFVLMYLLAPTMSSASVSLPGIFASSPTSHMFEPGAYSLMSRLGTFVYKGTLFAGVGFAAGLLGTALSNGLIKMRKKMDPTFETPNKAPPTVLNAITWAIHMGVSSNLRYQTLNGIEFLLAKGVSPAVFKTSVVGLRCLNNILGGMSFVVLARLTGSQSVDGGKGDESEKLVSETESDEFLVRESAAK, translated from the coding sequence ATGGCTGCGATGTCTCAGCTTCGATTCTCCCCTCTTGCTGGCAGCTACGGCCGCCCTAGCGGTGGCCGAGATTCTGCCCTATTACTCGCCGATAATACTTCAGTGTCGTTTCCCTCGTTGAAATGCCGTGGAAATTTGATAGGGAGTTTTGATCTGCATAGTAGATTTCATCTACCGTGTGCTGGGGGTGGCGGAGATATAGGCGTTGGAcgaggtggtggtggaggtggtggtggaaaCGGAGGGTGGAGCAGCGGTGGAGGGGATTCCGATGAATCCAATTCGTCGGGTAGTTTTGGACCGATTGGGGCTTTTCTCAATGGATGGAGGTCTAGGGTTGCTGCTGATCCGCAGTTCCCTTTCAAAGTCCTGATGGAAGAGTTGGTTGGTGTTAGTGCTTGCTGTTTAGGGGACATGGCTTCGCGCCCGAATTTCGGCCTCAACGAGCTGGATTTCGTGTTTTCGACTCTTGTTGTTGGTTCCATCATGAATTTCGTGCTCATGTATCTCCTGGCCCCGACCATGTCCTCAGCGAGCGTGTCCTTGCCCGGCATTTTCGCCAGCTCTCCAACGAGCCACATGTTTGAGCCCGGGGCTTATAGCTTGATGAGTAGGCTGGGCACGTTCGTGTACAAAGGCACTCTGTTTGCAGGTGTTGGGTTCGCAGCTGGACTTCTCGGAACCGCCCTTTCGAACGGGCTGATCAagatgaggaagaagatggaCCCCACTTTCGAGACGCCAAACAAGGCTCCGCCAACGGTTCTGAACGCCATCACTTGGGCGATCCACATGGGCGTCAGCAGCAATCTCCGATACCAGACGCTGAATGGTATCGAGTTCTTGTTAGCTAAGGGAGTTTCGCCTGCTGTTTTCAAGACCTCGGTGGTCGGGTTGAGGTGCTTGAACAACATCCTCGGAGGGATGTCTTTCGTCGTCTTGGCCAGGTTGACGGGGTCGCAGAGTGTCGATGGAGGGAAGGGGGACGAGAGTGAGAAGCTGGTGAGCGAGACTGAGTCGGACGAGTTCCTGGTTAGGGAATCGGCCGCCAAATGA
- the LOC125192320 gene encoding chloroplastic group IIB intron splicing facilitator CRS2-B, chloroplastic-like: MLFAVSFPNTCTSSSSSSYPRIKVPIFHQKHSAPTRLQVSASTAQPNGVKTEYTPWLIVGLGNPGNKYHGTRHNVGFEMVDRISEAEGIVMNTIQSKALIGIGSIGQVPVLLAKPQTYMNFSGEAVGSLAAYYQVPLRHILLVYDEMSLPNGVLRLQPKGGHGHHNGVKSVMEHLDGRREFPRFCIGIGNPPGTMDMKAFLLQKFSTTERKQVDAALEQGIEAARRLVLEGFSGQVKRFNLGQKYKYHQV, translated from the exons ATGTTGTTCGCAGTTTCTTTTCCTAATACTTGCAcaagcagcagcagcagctctTATCCCAGAATCAAAGTTCCAATTTTTCATCAAAAGCATTCAGCTCCAACAAGGCTTCAAGTCTCTGCCTCCACAGCCCAGCCCAATGGGGTCAAGACTGAGTACACTCCTTGGCTTATTGTGGGATTAGGGAACCCCGGAAACAAATACCACGGAACCCGCCACAAT GTTGGTTTTGAAATGGTTGATCGTATCTCTGAAGCGGAAGGCATTGTGATGAACACTATACAGTCGAAAGCATTGATTGGCATAG GTTCCATTGGACAAGTACCGGTTTTATTGGCTAAACCCCAGACATACATGAACTTCAGCGGAGAAGCG GTTGGGTCACTGGCTGCATATTATCAAGTGCCCTTGCGCCACATTCTACTG GTCTACGATGAGATGAGCTTGCCAAATGGAGTTTTGAGGCTTCAACCTAAAGGAGGACATGGTCACCACAATGG GGTGAAGAGCGTTATGGAACACTTAGATGGGCGTCGGGAATTTCCCCGGTTTTGCATAG GTATTGGAAATCCGCCTGGTACAATGGATATGAAggcttttcttcttcaaaaattcAGCACCACGGAAAGAAAACAG GTGGATGCTGCGTTGGAACAAGGTATCGAGGCGGCAAGGAGGCTTGTACTAGAAGGATTCAGTGGTCAAGtaaaaagattcaatcttgGGCAGAAATACAAGTATCATCAAGTTTGA